TGCCAAGAACGATCACGCCGTTACGCTGGCTGTTGCTGAACTCATCAAGAGCCGTTGTGCGCGAACGATGATGAAGTTCAAAAAGTAGCCTTTGGATGCTGCCCCCTCGCCCCGCCTTTCCTGGTGGTGACTGCGAGAATGATTAGCCAGTCGCAAGTGCGTTCAAGGCTGCGCACTTCCGCGCTTTGCTTGTGCAGTGTCGCCCGTGCGCTGCGCGGCCTTTCCCGCTCCCTCGCTTAACCTGGCTCTTTGGCCTCGCGCACGTCACGCCAATCAAGGCGGACGGTAGCAAGGAGGACAACATGACCGTCGGCGAATTAGCACTTCTCATCAGTTCAATAGCTCAACTGATTGCTTCATGCGTTGCAGCAGTCAGCGCCAAGCGCCGAAAGCGCTGATGCTGCGGGCGCTCGGCTCCGTGTCGAGCGCTCGATTATCTAAGCCCCCCAAAAGAACACCCATAAACACCCATATCTGGATTTGAGAATGCCAATCAAAGGCTTGTTAGCGGTCCGCCTCTGGCGGTTCTGGCTCTCGCTCCTGCGTCTTGCTTGGCGTTGGCTTTTTCTGCCGCTGTGCTTCCTGCTCCTTCTCCCATTGCTCTTTGACCGCTCCCAGCGCGATCTGGATGTCCTTCTCCTCGGTGGGGTGCTGTGCAGCCACGGTTTGCCGCAGGCGTGCGCCCAGCTTCTCCAGTTTGGCGGCTGCTTCTGTGCTTTGGTCTGCCATATCAGGATATGAGGGATTGCGCCTCCCGGAGGCAGCGCGAGATTTTCATGCGGACATTGTCATACTGCAAGTTGTGCTCGGAGGCGATTTCGCCGTAGGCAAGGCCGACAACATAATGCTTCCAGAGGAACTCGTAGCAGTCAGGGTTCGCCTTGCGAAGCAACTGGACGGCATATTCAAGGTCGAGCCTTTCCTGGGCGGGAATGGCCGTTCGTGGCTGCCCTGATTCAATCATCTTCAAGAGTTCATCCGGCGAAACAGAGTGCAGCCGGTCGGCCTCCCTGCGCCTGAAATAGTCGCTGCTCTTGTTGCGGGCGATGCGATAGCACCACGCCCAAAACTCGCTTTTGGTGTCGCCATCAAATCTTCCAAGCCCGGCAGCGATGGCTTTCAAGGTTTCCTGAAGCACATCATCGCCTGCCTCTTGGGGAACAGAGCTGAACACAAAGAATCGGATGTCTGCCGCAATGCCGCGAAACAGCGTGTCAGCCAGCCTGAGTCGCTGGTCGAGTGCCGCTGTCACACGGTAGGTGCGGATTAGCTTCATGATGTCATCCATCGGGGCAGCACGATACGGGCTGCCTCAAGGTCGGCCAAAGATTTTTAGAACCCGCTTGTTCGGATTCCGGGCTGGTGGCCGACTGGAACGGCAAAAGGGGAGAACCACGTCATGAAACCTTCTGCCAACTCATCAGACAAGCAGCTCAAGGCCATCAGCCTGGAGCAGGTGTTGCAGAAGCGGCAGCTCGATCAGGCGCTTAACGCCAAAGAGTTCGCCGTTCTGGTGGGCATCTCCTATTCGACCGCTCGCGACTGGTTCCGCACGCCTGGCTTTCCAGTGTTTCGCGGCGTCGTGTTCTGGCAGGATTTCGCGCAGTGGCGCACATCGCGCCCGAGAGGGGAATCAAGCGAACACAAACAGGCGGAGCGTCTGACGGTCGCGGGCCTGCCGACAAGGGCAGCAAAAATCCTGATGGGAACGCGCTGATTGCGTGACCTCCGCGTATACCCATGTGGGGTATGCAGCGAAAAGCCCCATGCCGCAGGGAAGGGGAATCAAGGGGGCCGGAAAAAGTTCGTTTACTGCACTTTTACTGCACACGCTGTGGAACCCTTGATTTTGCGTGGAGCGGGCGATGGGAATCGAACCCACGTTTCGATAGGCATGATTTCAACCATGTTCGAGGATGTTCAAGCACGCTCATTTTAAAGGGTTTAAGCGAATATCAAACAAGGACGAATTGACACAAACAACCCCAAATGTTATCAGTTTTGTTATCAGGTATGGCATCCGTCTTTCGCCGCGAAGGCACCAAATTTTTCCACGCTGACTTCCGCGATGCGAAAGGCATCAGGCGGCATCGTTCCACCAAGGTCACAAACCGTAAAGAAGCAGAAAAAATTGCCGCCAAATATGAAGAGGCTGCCCAGAAGAGACGCACCTTTGCCCAGGTCAAACAGGTGATCAGTGACTTTCATGAGGAGCTCACTGGTGAAAAAGTTAAAGCTGTCAGCCTGCGGGATTTCATTAATGATTGGCTCAAAGAAAAGGAGGCTGAAACAAAGCCTTCCACCATGGATTTTTACCGCTCTGCCGCCACCCGCTTTGCCGATTTCATAGGGACCCAAGACAACGGAGACATTTTTCACGTAGGTCGTGCATCAGTCGTGCAATATCGCGGCGACCTGTTGAAGACGATGTCTTCCACAAGCACGAACCACCACCTCAAGTGCATCAAGATGATTTTTAGAGCGGCAAAGAAGAACGGAATCGTTGCCGAAGATCCTGCCGAAAGCGTGGACACAGTAAGGAAGTCCGAGGAGGGAACTGAGCGCTTGCCGTTTGAGTTGGATGATATCAAGAAGGTTCTAGCTCTCGCAGATGATGAGTGGAAATCCATGATCCTGGTTGGCCTTTACATCGGTCAACGTCTCTCAGATGTGGCCAAACTGGAGTGGTCTGCGGTTGACCTGGATTCTGAAAAGATCACGCTTGTCACCACCAAGACAGGTCGTCGCATGTCCCTTCCTATTGCTGCGCCTCTCAAAAACCACCTCACAAAGACACCAAAGGAAAAACGGCAAGGACCGCTTCATCCGCATGCTGCAGCCGTCTTTGCCAAAACTGGGAAGGTGAGCACGCTCAGCAATCAGTTTGCTAAGCTGTTGGCGGCAGCAGGGCTTCGTGAAAAGGTCAGCCATACCAAAACAAAATCTGGTCGCGGAGCCAAGCGCGACTTGAACGCACTGAGCTTCCACAGCCTGAGGCATACTGCGGTTTCGCTGCTCAAAGCGGCCGGCGTAGATCAAGCCACGGTCATGGAAATGATCGGCCACGAAAGCGAACAGATGAGCGCTCACTATACGCACGTGGGAGAGGAATCACTGAAAAAGGCAGCGGCAAAACTGCCTGACATCGTGAGTGAGTGAACGATCTACCTTCACCTCTTTCTCACCCTCGGCTTCTGGACGCGCAGCACCTCAAGTGTGTAACCAGCGCCATTATCAAAAGGCTGCACCTCCCCTGTCACTTCGACGACCGGGTATCTCACAGTGGCCAGGCCATGGTAGCGATAGGCCTCGGCAAAGATCTCGCATTCCACAATCCCACTTTGATCACAGATGGAGATGAATTTCATGGGCTCTCCGTTGGCCTGAATATGAGATCGAGTCACGATGATCAGCCCGCAAACCGTCACTCTCTGCCGGTGATACCGATGTAGGTCTGCGATCCGGCAATAAGTCCCCCAGCCGACTTCTGGAAACCGTTCCAAGGGATGCCCTGTGATTGTGTATCCCAGGAGCTCGAATTCATCACACAAGCGTTGCAGGCGCGACGGCTCTTCACGGAACGTCGTGCGCAATTCCTCATCCGTGCAATTCTGCAACAGCCATCCATCACCGACACTGCCATCGCGACTGGTATGCAGGCAGTGCCAAAACTGTTCTGTCCTTGGCATACCAAATCCGTCCAAAGCCCCCACTCGAATAAGGCTCAGTGTTTCAGCAGGCTCGGGACGAACACGCTCACAAAAATCGCGAACCCCCAAGAATGGAGATCTCAGTTTTTCAGCTCTCCACCGCTCCAGCAGTGATTCACTAAGACCCTTGATGGAACGCATTGGCACTCGAATAGCTCGCCCTAGGTTCCGCGCTGGCGTTCCGCTTTCCACGGTCATTAATTCAACGTCAAACGAGTCCGTAGAGACGTTCACATCAGGCGATAAAAAACCAATCCCCAACCGCCGACACTCCAAGGTGTAAACCAGAGGTGAATAAAACCCTTTCCCATTGGAGAGCACCGCAGCCATGAACTCCGCAGGGTGGTAACACTTGAGATAAGCCCCTTGGTACGCCTCAACCCCGTAGGCAGTGCTGTGTGCCCGGCAAAAGGCATATCCTTGGAACCCAGTCACCAACTGCCAGACCTTTTCAATGATTTCATCATGGTGCCTCTTTGCTTTGGCAGCCGCAACAAACTCCACCTTCAGCTCTGCCACTTTCCTCATGTCCAGTTTGACCAAGGCTCGGCGTAGCATGTCAGCTCGTCCAGGTGCCAGACCCGCAAAGGCTTCACAGATTTGCAGGATATGCTCTTCGTAGGCCACAACGCCAAAGGTTGAGCGAAGCACTCCGCTCAAGCTTTCATGGGTGTAATCCACAGGCTCCAATCCTTGAGCACGCCGTGCAAACTGGCTCTTTTTCAATCCATTGGCCGCGCCAGGTCTGATCACTGAGACAATGGCAATAAGCCGATCAATGTCCCTTACCGCAGCCATGCACGCTAAGCTTGTCATGGCAGGGCTTTCGATGTGATGCACGCCTCTAGCATTACCTGAGGCGATCATCTCCCACACCGCTTCATCAGACCACGCTTCCACACTGTCAGGACGTGGTGGGTATTCAGAGCCTCCCAAGCCGCCAATTTCCAAAGATTTTAAATCAACCGAGACTCCTTGTTGGCCTAAAGCTGTCTGAGCATCACGCAGAACAGCGAGTCCGC
This is a stretch of genomic DNA from Prosthecobacter algae. It encodes these proteins:
- a CDS encoding tyrosine-type recombinase/integrase, which gives rise to MASVFRREGTKFFHADFRDAKGIRRHRSTKVTNRKEAEKIAAKYEEAAQKRRTFAQVKQVISDFHEELTGEKVKAVSLRDFINDWLKEKEAETKPSTMDFYRSAATRFADFIGTQDNGDIFHVGRASVVQYRGDLLKTMSSTSTNHHLKCIKMIFRAAKKNGIVAEDPAESVDTVRKSEEGTERLPFELDDIKKVLALADDEWKSMILVGLYIGQRLSDVAKLEWSAVDLDSEKITLVTTKTGRRMSLPIAAPLKNHLTKTPKEKRQGPLHPHAAAVFAKTGKVSTLSNQFAKLLAAAGLREKVSHTKTKSGRGAKRDLNALSFHSLRHTAVSLLKAAGVDQATVMEMIGHESEQMSAHYTHVGEESLKKAAAKLPDIVSE
- a CDS encoding sigma-70 family RNA polymerase sigma factor, which encodes MKLIRTYRVTAALDQRLRLADTLFRGIAADIRFFVFSSVPQEAGDDVLQETLKAIAAGLGRFDGDTKSEFWAWCYRIARNKSSDYFRRREADRLHSVSPDELLKMIESGQPRTAIPAQERLDLEYAVQLLRKANPDCYEFLWKHYVVGLAYGEIASEHNLQYDNVRMKISRCLREAQSLIS